The Brassica napus cultivar Da-Ae chromosome C7, Da-Ae, whole genome shotgun sequence genome has a segment encoding these proteins:
- the LOC106395751 gene encoding chloroplastic import inner membrane translocase subunit HP30-1-like isoform X1, with protein sequence MVIMAPLARRYPRALGSLSRTQVLFIFIKPYNPISRSNVLYNQREMGFVNQFARDYSTFAAAACGIDSIMRVTRGKDDLTNHLVSGSGAGLAYSFVSQGFKVRPAHALLTAAGSAVVMSGTVYKGYEIIRSRNAQDSFYTEARAMLSKLSLEDYEKNFKKGHLTDYTLPLLTDSDLKEVTIPPGARLLILDHIKRYHKMVNRK encoded by the exons ATGGTTATCATGGCCCCACTGGCGAGGCGTTACCCTCGAGCCCTAGGATCACTGAGTCGAACTCAGGTTTTGTTCATCTTCATAAAACCCTACAACCCCATTTCCCGAAGTAATGTGCTTTATAATCAAAGAGAAATGGGTTTCGTGAATCAGTTCGCTCGGGACTATTCAACATTTGCCGCTGCAGCATGTGGAATCGATTCGATAATGAGAGTAACCAGAGGCAAAGATGATCTTACGAATCA CTTGGTCTCAGGATCAGGTGCTGGGTTGGCATACTCTTTTGTGAGCCAAGGCTTTAAAGTACGACCTGCACACGCACTCCTCACCGCTGCGGGCTCCGCTGTTGTTATGTCAGGAACAGTGTATAAG GGTTATGAAATAATCAGATCGCGCAATGCCCAAGACTCCTTTTACACAGAGGCAAGAGCTATGCTATCGAAGTTAAGCCTTGAGGATTACGAGAAGAATTTCAAGAAGGGACATCTCACCGATTACACCTTACCATTGCTCACTGACAG TGACCTAAAAGAAGTGACCATTCCACCAGGGGCAAGGCTTTTGATACTAGATCATATCAAGAG GTACCATAAGATGGTAAACCGCAAGTGA
- the LOC106395751 gene encoding chloroplastic import inner membrane translocase subunit HP30-2-like isoform X2: protein MVIMAPLARRYPRALGSLSRTQFARDYSTFAAAACGIDSIMRVTRGKDDLTNHLVSGSGAGLAYSFVSQGFKVRPAHALLTAAGSAVVMSGTVYKGYEIIRSRNAQDSFYTEARAMLSKLSLEDYEKNFKKGHLTDYTLPLLTDSDLKEVTIPPGARLLILDHIKRYHKMVNRK from the exons ATGGTTATCATGGCCCCACTGGCGAGGCGTTACCCTCGAGCCCTAGGATCACTGAGTCGAACTCAG TTCGCTCGGGACTATTCAACATTTGCCGCTGCAGCATGTGGAATCGATTCGATAATGAGAGTAACCAGAGGCAAAGATGATCTTACGAATCA CTTGGTCTCAGGATCAGGTGCTGGGTTGGCATACTCTTTTGTGAGCCAAGGCTTTAAAGTACGACCTGCACACGCACTCCTCACCGCTGCGGGCTCCGCTGTTGTTATGTCAGGAACAGTGTATAAG GGTTATGAAATAATCAGATCGCGCAATGCCCAAGACTCCTTTTACACAGAGGCAAGAGCTATGCTATCGAAGTTAAGCCTTGAGGATTACGAGAAGAATTTCAAGAAGGGACATCTCACCGATTACACCTTACCATTGCTCACTGACAG TGACCTAAAAGAAGTGACCATTCCACCAGGGGCAAGGCTTTTGATACTAGATCATATCAAGAG GTACCATAAGATGGTAAACCGCAAGTGA
- the LOC106395652 gene encoding F-box/FBD/LRR-repeat protein At1g80470: MTIWHDKYGISKVSGMKISSDTLELTQNWKRYLSSLTCLGTIGSVSKLLPYTLVVEFEFKIEAWPIKLSYVPPCFVSALMYVQLSTPVTTRTSSQMTLAVSEELPCSEELTRSERFLDIVKKIKKVQRKSRRCNIVIG, translated from the exons ATGACAATATGGCATGACAAATATGGAATATCCAAAGTCAGTGGCATGAAGATCTCTTCTGATACTCTAGAG CTTACTCAAAATTGGAAGCGTTACCTCAGTTCTCTAACCTGTCTTGGGACAATCGGAAGTGTTTCTAAGTTGCTGCCCTACACACTGGTCGTG GAATTTGAGTTCAAAATAGAGGCATGGCCAATAAAACTCTCTTATGTGCCACCATGTTTTGTATCAGCCCTCATGTATGTTCAGCTTTCGACACCAGTCACAACGAGAACATCAAGCCAGATGACATTAGCAGTTTCTGAGGAATTGCCGTGTTCTGAAGAACTTACTCGAAGCGAGAGATTCCTTGACAtcgtcaagaaaataaaaaaggttCAAAGAAAGTCTAGAAGGTGCAACATTGTCATTGGTTGA
- the LOC106392801 gene encoding D-aminoacyl-tRNA deacylase-like produces MTACESVTPPQGGKPGWAALTSPRIGPWLRLLKKMAEAYSLVPEFEITLEGTHHGPITSKPTMFLENGSTEEYWKRQDAAQVMALLMWV; encoded by the exons ATGACAGCTTGTGAGTCTGTCACACCGCCGCAAGGAGGAAAGCCAGGGTGGGCGGCGTTGACGAGCCCTAGAATTGGTCCGTGGCTTCGCCTCTTGAAGAAAATGGCTGAAGCTTATAGCTTAGTTCCTGAGTTTGAG ATAACATTGGAAGGTACTCATCATGGACCAATAACTAGTAAGCCGACCATGTTTTTGGAGAATG GTAGTACAGAGGAATACTGGAAGAGACAAGACGCAGCTCAAGTCATGGCTCTT TTAATGTGGGTATGA